A genomic window from Candidatus Pelagisphaera phototrophica includes:
- a CDS encoding mandelate racemase/muconate lactonizing enzyme family protein has product MKIKSIETFLLECAIEEPFSWSQGIAGKRTALICKITTDEGVAGWGEGGDSPSQTVIHDLFAPQLIGEDPRTINKLWNRMFGTIYNDNQTSGFGGGALSCIDIALWDILGKSSGKSISELLGGPIRNKVPVYATGLYYRDDDDYSKLLKEAVSYVEAGYIGMKTKIGGLSVAEDVERVRSIRNAIGDDLFLMVDANKAYNASMAIDIGNRLAGLDIHWFEEPVVANDVEGYLEVKVGQPLTVAGGEVWYNRYEARDFLAQRALGIAQPDVRFIGGITEFRNVAAMANTMGIQVNPHVWGSAIMISASISLASTFPPCPRVGNPRPYEQTPVMEFDQTPNPIRNELASIAFEQTDGFVDVPHKPGLGLEIDESAVERFCVRRMISEL; this is encoded by the coding sequence ATGAAAATAAAATCAATTGAGACCTTCCTTTTAGAGTGCGCGATTGAGGAGCCTTTCTCTTGGTCGCAAGGTATCGCCGGAAAGCGGACTGCCCTGATTTGTAAAATTACCACGGACGAAGGCGTCGCAGGATGGGGCGAAGGAGGTGACTCGCCCTCGCAGACGGTTATCCACGACCTTTTTGCGCCACAATTGATCGGAGAGGATCCGCGCACGATCAACAAGCTATGGAACCGAATGTTTGGCACGATTTATAATGACAACCAGACAAGTGGCTTTGGTGGAGGAGCTCTCAGCTGTATTGATATCGCTCTGTGGGATATTCTGGGGAAGTCGTCAGGAAAGAGTATATCGGAGCTGCTGGGTGGACCTATAAGAAACAAGGTCCCTGTCTATGCGACCGGACTGTACTATCGAGATGACGATGATTATTCTAAGCTTTTAAAGGAGGCTGTGTCGTATGTAGAAGCTGGCTACATTGGAATGAAAACCAAGATTGGAGGATTGAGTGTCGCTGAAGATGTCGAGCGAGTGAGATCCATTCGAAATGCGATTGGCGACGACCTCTTTCTCATGGTCGACGCGAATAAAGCCTACAATGCGTCAATGGCCATTGATATAGGTAATCGTCTGGCCGGGTTGGATATTCACTGGTTCGAAGAACCCGTGGTTGCGAACGATGTGGAAGGTTATTTGGAAGTGAAAGTCGGGCAGCCCTTGACAGTTGCGGGAGGGGAAGTTTGGTACAATCGTTATGAGGCTAGGGACTTTCTCGCTCAAAGGGCACTCGGGATTGCCCAGCCAGATGTTCGGTTCATTGGGGGCATCACAGAGTTTAGAAATGTTGCCGCCATGGCCAATACCATGGGAATCCAAGTGAATCCACACGTGTGGGGCTCCGCTATTATGATTTCCGCCAGTATCAGTCTCGCCTCCACCTTCCCGCCCTGTCCTCGTGTTGGGAATCCAAGGCCTTACGAGCAGACGCCAGTAATGGAATTCGACCAGACGCCCAACCCGATTCGTAACGAGCTCGCATCGATTGCCTTTGAGCAAACGGATGGCTTCGTCGACGTGCCGCACAAGCCTGGATTGGGTCTTGAGATCGACGAGTCTGCGGTTGAGCGATTCTGTGTTCGCCGAATGATAAGCGAGTTGTAG
- a CDS encoding alkaline phosphatase D family protein, with protein MNIYDLPNALRHEGGLTRRLFLAYAASLSSIPLLSHYGSANPAHDFTNDPFTLGVASGDPDHESVILWTRLAPKPLEPGGGMPKTPIEVHWEIAEDNSFKKIVQSGKVNATPELGHSLHIEPRNLKPDHWYSYRFKSGDAISPVGRTRTLPAPDASPDKLRFAVTSCQNFEQGLFTAYQQMAADRPDFVFHLGDYIYEYAGINGKVRTHQGPEIESLDQYRIRYAQYKGDKDLQAMHAACPWFVTWDDHEFDNNCANDISEQEGIDTAKFLIRRANAYQAYYEMMPLRTSSLPVGPNMTLYRKGSFGTLAEFFILDTRQYRSDQPNGDRHSPLNTAATNPRQTLLGKTQRRWLFDSLSRSKGSWNILAQQVMMALVDRSKANSPAAYSMDQWPGYAHERKVLLKHLRNHKINNPVVLTGDIHSNWANELRVDDFKPDQAIVASEFVTTSLSSSGDGSSQFEGLDEFLGRNPCTKFHNRQRGYIMCDVTPYTYSSDYKVIDKVTSVGGKTTSLAKFTVESGRPNIHTA; from the coding sequence ATGAACATCTATGACCTTCCCAACGCCCTTCGCCACGAAGGTGGACTCACCCGCCGTCTCTTCCTGGCCTACGCTGCTTCCCTTTCATCGATCCCTCTCCTAAGCCACTACGGCTCCGCCAATCCGGCTCACGACTTTACCAACGATCCCTTCACCCTCGGCGTAGCGTCCGGTGACCCCGATCACGAAAGTGTCATCCTCTGGACTCGCCTCGCGCCCAAGCCCCTAGAACCGGGCGGCGGCATGCCCAAGACTCCGATCGAGGTTCATTGGGAGATCGCCGAAGACAACTCCTTCAAAAAAATCGTCCAGTCGGGCAAGGTCAACGCCACGCCTGAACTCGGTCACTCCCTCCACATCGAGCCCCGAAACCTCAAGCCAGATCATTGGTATTCTTATCGTTTCAAGTCCGGCGACGCCATCAGTCCCGTCGGCCGCACCCGGACGCTCCCCGCACCCGACGCCTCACCGGACAAACTCCGCTTTGCCGTCACCTCCTGCCAGAACTTCGAACAAGGCCTCTTTACCGCCTACCAACAAATGGCCGCCGACAGGCCCGATTTTGTCTTTCACCTTGGCGACTACATCTACGAATATGCCGGAATAAACGGCAAAGTCCGTACCCACCAAGGGCCCGAAATCGAATCCCTGGACCAATACCGCATCCGCTACGCCCAATACAAAGGCGACAAGGATCTCCAGGCTATGCACGCCGCCTGTCCATGGTTCGTAACCTGGGACGATCACGAATTCGACAACAACTGCGCCAACGACATTTCCGAACAAGAGGGAATCGATACCGCCAAATTCCTCATCCGCCGCGCCAACGCCTATCAAGCCTACTATGAGATGATGCCTCTGCGCACCTCTTCGCTTCCCGTCGGCCCCAACATGACTCTCTATCGAAAGGGGAGCTTCGGCACTCTCGCCGAATTCTTCATTCTCGACACCCGCCAATACCGCAGTGACCAACCGAACGGTGACCGACATAGTCCCCTCAATACCGCCGCCACTAACCCAAGACAAACGCTCCTCGGCAAAACCCAACGGAGGTGGCTATTCGATTCCCTATCCCGCTCCAAAGGCAGTTGGAACATCCTAGCCCAACAAGTCATGATGGCTCTCGTCGATCGCTCGAAGGCCAACTCACCAGCCGCCTACTCCATGGACCAATGGCCCGGCTACGCTCACGAACGAAAAGTTCTCCTCAAGCACCTACGGAACCACAAAATCAACAACCCCGTTGTCCTCACCGGCGACATCCATTCGAACTGGGCCAACGAGCTCCGCGTTGACGACTTCAAGCCCGACCAAGCTATCGTGGCCTCCGAATTCGTCACGACCTCCCTTTCTAGCAGCGGCGATGGATCATCGCAATTCGAAGGACTAGACGAATTCCTCGGCCGCAATCCCTGCACTAAATTTCACAACCGCCAACGTGGCTACATAATGTGCGATGTCACTCCCTATACCTACTCCTCGGACTACAAAGTCATCGACAAAGTCACTAGCGTAGGCGGCAAGACGACTTCGCTCGCCAAGTTTACCGTAGAATCTGGCCGACCCAATATCCATACTGCTTAA
- a CDS encoding formyltransferase family protein, whose product MGQDGVVLTVYDENDISTFSKVWNVSSNHETLCELVEWYGIPYHHVPVPKEPEAKQAAFEKTAELIEQAEPDTIVLVRYIQIFPAWLCKKYRHKVINIHHSFLPSFIGAKPYHQADEREVDRRNLPLRLTENLDAGPIIE is encoded by the coding sequence TTGGGACAGGACGGGGTGGTTCTGACGGTCTACGATGAAAATGACATCTCTACGTTTTCGAAGGTTTGGAACGTGAGCTCTAATCACGAAACGCTGTGTGAGCTGGTCGAATGGTATGGCATCCCTTACCATCATGTGCCGGTGCCGAAGGAACCCGAGGCGAAACAGGCAGCCTTCGAGAAGACAGCGGAACTCATCGAACAGGCGGAGCCGGATACGATTGTGCTGGTACGCTACATACAAATATTTCCCGCTTGGCTCTGCAAAAAATACCGTCATAAAGTCATTAATATTCATCACAGCTTTCTCCCGTCATTCATCGGTGCGAAGCCTTATCATCAGGCGGATGAGCGCGAAGTTGATCGGCGCAACCTGCCACTACGTCTCACGGAAAACCTCGATGCTGGCCCGATTATCGAGTAG
- a CDS encoding sodium:solute symporter family transporter: MNISLIDLSIVIGYFVIILWITVRLSSGVRDTQDYFLAGRKMRWPMIGASLFATNISAEQFVGQAGLAVVIGVAVANYQLAGVLGFALMGIIFLPVYIRLGIVTTPQYLGVRYGKESLRFASIFQILFLALNVVPLSLYAGGQVMMDLFGWSSIVPGILILAATTGVYAVLGGLKAVVVTDYIQMFILVLGGILVLIFGLYAVGGIDAFMTKVNIYQKTEGVELMSLVRGTDDSYVPWTGVVFGLTVHSLFYCSMNHSVVQRALAAQSIHQGRMGGLFAALLKSLTLFIIVIPGVIGLMLIQDGFFATAPSSPDQIYSTMVRTLLPTGLIGLTLAGLVAALMSSVDSSICSASSLITMDWYIKAKPHASERELVIAGRVAGALIIFSGILWAIWVIPNFKFLFDYLAKFNSYSVGGVLACFMGGLLSPIPNRKAGFWTLVIGSLMGVVMWLAADNAMVGAWVDQIGLGFLKMHFLHAAAFLAVFSLCLLFGISLLTKESGRELFESSRKRVLSDMEPTSKENKQFLIWVIIVAVVYFGTYALFW; the protein is encoded by the coding sequence ATGAATATTTCCCTAATCGATCTATCGATCGTCATTGGCTACTTCGTAATCATCCTCTGGATCACAGTACGTTTGAGTAGTGGTGTGAGGGACACCCAAGACTACTTCCTGGCAGGGCGTAAGATGAGGTGGCCCATGATTGGAGCTTCGCTTTTCGCTACTAATATTTCCGCAGAGCAGTTTGTGGGGCAAGCAGGTTTGGCCGTCGTGATTGGTGTAGCGGTGGCCAACTACCAGTTGGCGGGCGTTTTGGGATTCGCCTTGATGGGGATCATTTTTCTGCCGGTCTACATTCGACTCGGTATCGTCACAACCCCTCAGTATCTGGGAGTGCGTTACGGGAAGGAGTCTCTGCGGTTCGCCTCGATCTTCCAGATTCTGTTTCTCGCCCTAAACGTCGTGCCTCTCTCGCTCTATGCGGGGGGACAGGTGATGATGGACCTCTTTGGTTGGAGCTCGATTGTGCCTGGAATTTTGATACTCGCAGCGACAACCGGCGTTTATGCGGTACTAGGAGGCTTGAAGGCGGTTGTCGTGACGGATTATATCCAGATGTTCATTTTGGTCTTGGGAGGAATCCTAGTCCTTATTTTTGGGCTATATGCAGTGGGAGGAATCGACGCGTTCATGACCAAAGTGAATATCTACCAAAAGACAGAAGGAGTCGAGTTGATGTCGCTCGTTCGAGGAACGGACGATAGCTATGTTCCTTGGACAGGAGTGGTATTTGGTCTAACGGTACATTCGCTATTCTATTGTTCTATGAACCATTCGGTCGTCCAGAGAGCTTTGGCGGCACAGAGCATTCACCAAGGGCGAATGGGCGGTTTGTTCGCGGCTCTGTTGAAATCATTGACACTCTTCATCATCGTCATTCCGGGTGTGATTGGCCTGATGCTGATACAGGATGGCTTTTTTGCGACAGCTCCGTCTTCGCCAGACCAAATCTATTCGACGATGGTCCGGACACTGCTGCCGACGGGGCTAATCGGATTAACCTTGGCCGGGCTAGTGGCGGCTTTGATGAGTTCGGTCGATTCAAGCATCTGTTCAGCCTCAAGCCTCATCACTATGGATTGGTACATAAAGGCCAAGCCGCATGCCAGCGAGCGGGAGCTCGTGATTGCTGGTAGAGTGGCCGGAGCGCTGATCATTTTTTCAGGCATACTCTGGGCCATTTGGGTGATCCCGAATTTCAAGTTTCTCTTCGACTACCTAGCCAAGTTCAACTCGTATTCAGTGGGTGGAGTCCTTGCCTGTTTTATGGGCGGCCTGCTCTCGCCGATACCCAATCGGAAAGCCGGTTTCTGGACTTTGGTAATTGGGTCATTAATGGGAGTGGTCATGTGGCTCGCAGCGGACAACGCGATGGTGGGGGCCTGGGTGGACCAGATCGGACTGGGCTTCCTCAAGATGCACTTCCTCCACGCTGCCGCCTTTCTAGCGGTGTTTAGTTTATGCTTGCTATTTGGAATCTCGCTTCTGACCAAAGAAAGCGGCAGGGAGTTGTTCGAATCATCCCGGAAACGAGTTCTGTCCGACATGGAGCCCACCTCCAAGGAGAACAAGCAGTTCCTGATTTGGGTGATTATTGTGGCAGTGGTATATTTCGGAACCTACGCGCTTTTCTGGTAG
- a CDS encoding zinc-dependent alcohol dehydrogenase: MKAANYQGGKQIEVGESAAIPPGPGEVRLDVAYCGICGTDMHIYHGHMDQRVSLPQTIGHEVSAVVAELGEGVETAQVGDQVAVRPLLFGEAASFDKGFPHVGKNMKFIGIDRPGGMQSSWTVPAYALHKLPEGMSLCHGALVEPAAVAVHDVRLGKVKSGETCVVIGGGPIGLLVALVAKVKGARVILSEVNESRLSFAKELGVEGINPLTQNVVEVVSEMTNGDMADCVFEVSGSGPGAELMTELPNVRGRIVMVAIHPEQRPVDLFKFFWSEIQLIGVRLYEECDFDEAIELMGEGKLPIDSLITEIAPIEEVQGTFEKIDANPDGIKYLIHCG, encoded by the coding sequence ATGAAAGCGGCAAACTATCAAGGAGGTAAGCAAATCGAAGTTGGCGAGAGTGCTGCTATTCCACCTGGACCTGGAGAGGTCCGTTTGGATGTAGCCTATTGTGGTATTTGTGGAACGGATATGCACATCTATCACGGCCATATGGATCAACGCGTTAGTCTTCCTCAGACGATTGGGCACGAGGTATCTGCCGTAGTGGCTGAGCTGGGCGAAGGAGTCGAGACGGCCCAAGTAGGAGACCAAGTAGCGGTGCGGCCTCTGTTGTTTGGTGAAGCGGCGTCCTTTGACAAAGGCTTTCCCCACGTCGGCAAGAATATGAAGTTCATCGGAATCGATCGTCCGGGAGGAATGCAGTCCTCGTGGACGGTTCCTGCCTATGCGCTGCACAAATTGCCGGAAGGTATGTCTTTGTGCCATGGAGCGCTAGTTGAACCGGCTGCGGTTGCGGTTCATGATGTCCGACTTGGGAAAGTGAAGTCAGGAGAAACCTGCGTGGTAATTGGGGGAGGGCCCATCGGGTTGCTGGTTGCGCTAGTCGCTAAAGTGAAAGGTGCGCGAGTCATACTCTCGGAGGTCAACGAATCCCGTTTGAGTTTTGCTAAGGAGTTGGGTGTCGAAGGGATCAACCCGCTTACCCAGAATGTTGTTGAGGTTGTCAGTGAAATGACCAATGGCGATATGGCGGATTGTGTATTCGAAGTATCAGGATCTGGGCCAGGGGCAGAGCTCATGACCGAGCTTCCCAATGTGCGGGGTCGAATTGTCATGGTGGCGATTCATCCGGAGCAGCGCCCAGTAGATCTATTCAAGTTCTTTTGGTCTGAGATTCAGTTGATCGGGGTGCGCTTGTATGAGGAATGTGACTTTGACGAAGCAATCGAGCTTATGGGAGAAGGAAAGCTCCCCATTGACTCGCTTATCACGGAGATCGCCCCGATAGAAGAGGTACAGGGAACCTTCGAGAAAATAGATGCGAACCCCGACGGGATCAAGTACTTGATTCATTGCGGATGA
- a CDS encoding TRAP transporter substrate-binding protein: protein MKPLERRFLLPAFLSIVTALLFVACSNRDGTITLRGASQFDGDHSYTQTLEKFQELVQEYYGKPINFELYENSELGLEKDYFAYMSQGLSVDYAIVSPSHMSTFSKAAPLMDMPFLFRDSDHWKKVLNGDALKPIVEEINEKADVRIVGYAGGGKRHLIVNKPVRNMAELKGLNIRVMGAPIQTKIFQAISAAPTVIAYNEIYNAIQTGVIEAAENEATGIQQMKFYEVGPEISLTQHAITIRPFCFSGKTFRRLPEDLQAAILKAGREAGAHGRRIESDLDATLMAQMEAEGKLKTHTFEERDTLLRLAEPVKEAYAAEVGASDVLAQVNSVK from the coding sequence ATGAAACCACTTGAAAGACGTTTTCTTCTCCCCGCCTTCCTATCGATAGTCACGGCTTTGTTGTTCGTCGCCTGTTCTAATCGCGACGGAACGATAACACTTCGAGGAGCGTCCCAGTTTGATGGAGACCACTCCTACACTCAGACTCTAGAAAAATTTCAAGAATTGGTGCAGGAGTACTACGGGAAGCCGATCAATTTCGAGCTTTATGAAAATAGCGAACTAGGATTGGAGAAAGACTATTTCGCTTATATGAGCCAAGGTCTCTCAGTAGACTACGCCATCGTTTCTCCTTCACATATGTCGACCTTTTCGAAGGCGGCTCCGTTGATGGATATGCCTTTTCTTTTTCGCGATTCGGATCATTGGAAAAAAGTGCTCAATGGAGACGCCCTGAAACCGATCGTAGAGGAGATAAATGAAAAGGCTGATGTCAGGATTGTCGGCTATGCGGGCGGCGGAAAGCGGCATCTTATTGTGAATAAGCCCGTGAGGAACATGGCGGAATTGAAAGGGCTCAATATTCGAGTCATGGGGGCACCGATACAAACCAAGATATTTCAGGCAATCTCAGCTGCTCCGACCGTAATCGCCTACAACGAAATTTATAACGCGATCCAAACAGGCGTTATCGAAGCGGCCGAAAATGAAGCGACAGGGATTCAGCAAATGAAGTTCTACGAAGTCGGTCCTGAAATCTCACTTACACAGCATGCTATCACGATCCGCCCCTTCTGTTTTAGTGGAAAAACGTTTCGACGACTTCCTGAGGATTTACAGGCTGCTATTTTAAAGGCAGGTAGGGAAGCGGGAGCCCATGGGAGACGGATCGAGTCGGATCTGGATGCGACCTTAATGGCCCAAATGGAAGCCGAGGGAAAGCTCAAGACGCATACTTTTGAAGAACGGGATACCTTGCTGCGTTTGGCGGAACCTGTAAAAGAGGCTTACGCGGCTGAGGTCGGGGCCTCCGATGTGCTGGCTCAGGTAAACAGTGTAAAGTAG
- a CDS encoding aldo/keto reductase has translation MASDKNSRRTFVRSVVTTSVGLSVAPAAIGRENKSATKAAKADASSPEWRNHQSGMSYRMFGDTGMMVSEIVMGTTPWKDDGYVKIIEACRESGINYIDTAPAYSKGNAEKVIGKYLKESGNRDNLFLSTKISFYDEFMRTLVEDVLSGLPFEKKADLEKRAVSMIEERGVLKPGYHFKYFKGQDNKFKTAYMRHLVLKEYGVRKEWKPKIKARMHELVENSLRALQTDHLDVLHCPHGVAMPEMLDDENIREVFDDLKKKGSVRFAALSMHNDVAANLDKAIELGHYDGAMVAYNVGNHAALERSLLKAKQAGMGIVAMKVARAVSNPGMETPQWCIQKLNEAIPEKMSIHSKAYLWALQNQNISCCVSEMPTPEAVADNVAATGRKVSTGMV, from the coding sequence ATGGCTAGTGATAAAAATTCGAGAAGAACCTTTGTTCGCAGTGTGGTGACTACTTCGGTAGGACTGAGTGTCGCCCCCGCTGCGATCGGAAGGGAAAATAAATCGGCAACTAAGGCGGCAAAAGCGGACGCGAGCAGCCCCGAGTGGAGAAACCATCAATCAGGGATGTCATACCGGATGTTTGGCGATACGGGAATGATGGTTTCTGAAATTGTGATGGGAACAACCCCTTGGAAAGATGATGGTTATGTTAAAATTATCGAGGCGTGCCGAGAAAGCGGAATCAATTATATTGATACGGCTCCCGCCTATAGCAAAGGAAACGCAGAGAAAGTAATTGGAAAGTATCTCAAAGAGTCTGGAAACCGCGATAATCTTTTTCTTTCCACGAAGATTAGCTTTTATGACGAATTTATGCGAACGCTTGTGGAAGATGTTTTGAGTGGGTTGCCGTTCGAAAAAAAGGCGGATCTGGAAAAGCGGGCGGTTTCCATGATTGAGGAGCGGGGAGTGCTCAAGCCGGGTTATCACTTCAAGTACTTTAAGGGGCAGGACAATAAGTTCAAGACAGCCTATATGCGACACTTGGTGTTGAAGGAATATGGCGTTCGGAAGGAATGGAAACCCAAGATAAAGGCCCGAATGCACGAGCTGGTGGAAAACTCGCTCAGAGCTCTGCAAACCGATCACCTCGATGTGCTTCACTGTCCTCACGGGGTTGCCATGCCGGAAATGCTCGACGATGAAAATATTCGCGAAGTCTTCGATGACCTGAAAAAGAAAGGTTCTGTGCGGTTTGCCGCGTTGTCCATGCACAACGACGTGGCGGCCAATCTGGATAAGGCGATCGAGCTCGGTCATTACGACGGAGCGATGGTTGCCTACAATGTTGGAAACCACGCTGCACTCGAGCGTTCCCTTCTCAAGGCCAAGCAAGCAGGTATGGGAATCGTAGCTATGAAAGTAGCTCGTGCGGTAAGCAATCCAGGGATGGAAACTCCGCAATGGTGTATCCAAAAACTGAACGAAGCTATTCCAGAGAAAATGTCGATCCATTCGAAAGCCTATCTTTGGGCCCTGCAGAACCAGAACATTTCCTGTTGTGTCTCGGAAATGCCGACACCTGAAGCCGTCGCCGACAACGTGGCAGCCACCGGTCGAAAGGTTTCGACTGGAATGGTGTAG
- a CDS encoding ATP-binding protein, whose amino-acid sequence MPTPLNKVRRIVFLGAECTGKSTIARAVAEHFGDPCSNEYVRQHVEQLDRPLDESDLEPIAQGQIRLEDDAYAKAARYVFHDTNLLSSILYAEHYFNTSIHWVDERFLSRIYDRYYFCQPDIPWKADPGQRASPQERERLHKQFESILERFRIPYITLKGSPEKRLNTVLETLT is encoded by the coding sequence ATGCCAACCCCCTTAAATAAGGTCCGCCGCATCGTTTTTTTAGGGGCGGAATGTACGGGGAAGAGCACCATCGCTCGGGCCGTCGCAGAACATTTTGGCGACCCCTGCTCGAATGAATACGTGCGCCAGCATGTCGAACAGCTCGATCGGCCCCTCGACGAATCCGACCTCGAACCCATCGCTCAGGGACAGATTCGCCTTGAAGATGACGCCTATGCAAAAGCGGCTCGATACGTTTTCCACGATACTAATCTCCTCTCATCGATCCTCTACGCAGAGCATTATTTCAACACGTCTATTCATTGGGTCGATGAACGGTTCCTTAGCCGCATCTACGATCGATACTACTTCTGCCAGCCCGACATTCCCTGGAAAGCGGATCCAGGCCAGCGCGCCAGCCCGCAAGAACGCGAGAGACTGCACAAGCAGTTCGAATCGATTCTTGAGCGCTTTAGAATCCCTTACATCACTCTAAAGGGATCACCAGAAAAACGATTAAACACCGTTCTGGAAACGCTCACCTGA
- a CDS encoding SDR family oxidoreductase, giving the protein MKSLDRFNLEGKTALVTGCKRGIGKSMAVGLAEAGADIAGVSATLERSGSDVETEVLAMGRSFSGYACDFSDREALYRFIKEVKSDHPKIDILVNNAGTILRKSAVDHPDEYWDKVIEVNLNAQFVLSREIGKGMIERGSGKIIFTASLLAYQGGITVPGYAASKGGIGQLTMALANEWASKGINVNAIAPGYIATDNTEALRNDPERSASILPRIPAGRWGQVDDFKGPVVFLASQASDYMHGTTMLVDGGWMGR; this is encoded by the coding sequence ATGAAATCTTTAGACAGGTTCAACTTGGAAGGAAAAACAGCTCTCGTGACGGGCTGCAAGCGTGGTATTGGCAAATCGATGGCCGTTGGATTGGCGGAAGCGGGAGCGGACATCGCGGGGGTTTCCGCGACATTGGAACGTTCTGGGAGCGATGTGGAGACAGAGGTACTTGCTATGGGACGCTCATTTTCTGGATACGCTTGTGATTTCTCTGATCGGGAAGCGCTTTATCGATTTATTAAAGAAGTGAAATCCGACCATCCTAAGATAGATATCCTTGTCAACAATGCGGGAACGATCTTGCGCAAGTCAGCCGTGGATCATCCCGATGAGTACTGGGACAAGGTGATCGAGGTGAATCTGAATGCCCAATTCGTTCTCAGCCGGGAGATCGGCAAGGGGATGATCGAGCGAGGAAGTGGAAAAATTATATTTACGGCATCTCTTTTAGCCTATCAAGGGGGAATCACAGTTCCCGGATACGCGGCCAGCAAGGGGGGAATTGGGCAGCTTACGATGGCCTTAGCGAATGAATGGGCTTCCAAAGGGATCAACGTCAATGCGATCGCCCCGGGCTATATTGCAACCGATAATACTGAGGCCTTAAGGAATGACCCGGAACGTAGCGCTTCGATTCTTCCACGGATCCCAGCTGGAAGGTGGGGCCAAGTCGATGACTTTAAGGGACCCGTAGTGTTTTTGGCCTCCCAGGCATCTGACTACATGCACGGAACGACCATGCTAGTCGATGGAGGCTGGATGGGTCGGTAG
- a CDS encoding 3-keto-disaccharide hydrolase: protein MANLKGSHIYGTKGFLICLFFAVTASASAFGKESVPKGLIGDWSLDLSTNEPAWLKIEEVGGEPAIHMRVHVQSAGPHKITEFKDKRFTFPIKIKREGKNGPEVTTNTVNVGLKNGKLDGLILNDDLEKPYDRITFTGKKFAPIPKRPDLSKVQFGHPISLFNGKDLAGWHLYNPNKKNGWQVEDGVMVNNTPKTDFGSTGSYGNLQTEALFEDFWLHIEFLVEGGRNSGVYLRGMYEAQVVDRDSRMQGLQGVGSIFGRIAPSVNAGKEPGEWQTYDLTLVDRHVTVVLNGIKVIDNQPVEGPTGGAIHTDPTKPGPIHLQGDHTAVRYKNIYLAPVMKK from the coding sequence ATGGCAAATCTAAAAGGATCGCACATCTATGGCACTAAGGGTTTTCTTATTTGCTTGTTCTTTGCTGTCACCGCAAGTGCTTCTGCTTTCGGCAAAGAATCGGTTCCCAAAGGCCTTATCGGTGACTGGTCTTTAGATCTCTCGACTAACGAGCCCGCTTGGTTGAAGATCGAGGAAGTTGGAGGCGAGCCAGCAATTCACATGCGAGTGCACGTTCAATCTGCAGGTCCGCACAAGATTACCGAATTTAAAGACAAGCGGTTCACGTTTCCTATTAAGATTAAGCGAGAAGGAAAGAATGGCCCTGAAGTCACGACAAATACAGTGAATGTCGGTCTGAAAAACGGAAAGCTGGATGGTCTGATCTTGAATGACGATTTGGAAAAGCCGTATGACCGCATCACTTTTACGGGGAAGAAATTCGCTCCTATACCCAAGCGACCCGATCTGTCGAAGGTACAGTTTGGTCACCCGATCTCGCTCTTCAACGGAAAAGACCTAGCGGGTTGGCACCTTTACAATCCCAACAAGAAAAATGGATGGCAGGTTGAAGACGGGGTTATGGTGAACAATACACCCAAGACGGATTTCGGCTCAACAGGATCGTATGGGAATTTGCAAACAGAGGCGCTCTTTGAAGATTTCTGGTTGCACATCGAGTTTCTAGTCGAGGGCGGTCGCAATAGCGGGGTCTATCTGCGGGGGATGTATGAGGCTCAAGTTGTGGATCGGGATAGCCGTATGCAGGGCCTGCAAGGTGTCGGTTCCATTTTCGGAAGAATTGCTCCATCGGTAAATGCCGGTAAGGAGCCTGGAGAGTGGCAAACTTACGACCTTACTTTGGTGGACCGCCATGTGACGGTTGTTCTCAACGGTATAAAGGTAATTGACAATCAACCGGTAGAGGGCCCGACAGGGGGTGCCATTCACACGGATCCAACGAAACCGGGTCCTATCCATTTGCAGGGCGACCATACGGCGGTCAGGTATAAGAACATTTACTTGGCCCCAGTGATGAAAAAATGA